GCAATATACAGTGCAGGGGGTGCATTGAATATTACAGGGGTAAATAAAATCACCAGGGTAGTTAAATCATACGTGGCGTATAGACGCCACGTATAGTATTATGGCGCCGTCAAATGAGGGAAGGTTTATGATGACTGGCGAAGAGATCAAAGAGCTGCGCAGGTTGCTCGGCTACACACAGGCTAAGCTGGCGGAAGAACTCGGGGTGACGCCGAACACGGTGGCCCGTTACGAGCGCGACGAATTTAAACCTTCGCCGCCT
This DNA window, taken from Blastocatellia bacterium, encodes the following:
- a CDS encoding helix-turn-helix domain-containing protein, translating into MMTGEEIKELRRLLGYTQAKLAEELGVTPNTVARYERDEFKPSPPVQKLLKMLHLGVTNRKAA